The following proteins come from a genomic window of Streptomyces sp. GS7:
- a CDS encoding TetR/AcrR family transcriptional regulator — protein MSPHTEPADDTAADHRKGPRRRGEELENAILAATLEELGETGYAALTMERVATRARTGKAALYRRWSNRAELVIDACKLSGVSDIDLPDTGALRTDVIALLRQIAAKMASPLGGILRGLLTEMTRDPDFATLIRERFHTTGPATLGVILQRAVDRGEIEPWILDSRRATVATDLLRNQFLLFGAPVDDEVVTDIVDDVYLPLILHPAPRRAGDTRPTASPHSAGSAGATHSTGGED, from the coding sequence CTGTCACCTCACACCGAACCCGCCGACGACACCGCCGCCGACCACCGAAAAGGGCCCCGCCGCCGCGGTGAGGAGCTGGAGAACGCCATCCTGGCGGCGACGCTGGAAGAACTCGGCGAGACCGGCTACGCCGCACTGACGATGGAACGGGTGGCCACCCGCGCCCGCACCGGCAAGGCCGCCCTCTACCGGCGCTGGTCCAACCGCGCCGAACTGGTCATCGACGCCTGCAAGTTGTCCGGTGTCTCCGACATCGACCTCCCCGACACCGGCGCGTTGCGTACGGACGTCATCGCCCTGCTGCGGCAGATCGCGGCGAAGATGGCCAGCCCGCTCGGCGGCATCCTGCGGGGCCTGCTCACCGAGATGACGCGCGACCCGGACTTCGCCACCCTGATCCGGGAACGGTTCCACACCACCGGCCCGGCCACCCTCGGCGTCATCCTGCAGCGCGCCGTCGACCGCGGCGAGATCGAACCCTGGATCCTGGACTCCCGGCGGGCGACGGTCGCCACCGACCTGCTGCGCAACCAGTTCCTGCTGTTCGGCGCACCCGTCGACGACGAGGTCGTCACGGACATCGTCGACGACGTCTACCTGCCGCTGATCCTGCACCCGGCCCCACGGCGCGCGGGCGACACCCGCCCCACCGCTTCGCCGCACTCCGCGGGCTCCGCCGGTGCCACGCATTCCACGGGCGGCGAGGACTGA
- a CDS encoding cytochrome P450: MTEIATTPQTGETPAFPNDRSCPYQLPDGYARLRDAAGPLQRVTLYDGRQAWVVTKHETARRLLADPRLSSDRGHAGFPATSPRFQVVRGRQPGFIGMDAPEHGPKRRMTISEFTVKRIKGMRPEIEQIVHGFLDEMLAAGPPADLVSRFALPVPSMVICRVLGVPYADHDFFQDASRRLVQSTDPEKAVGGRDDLERYLDGLISRFQAEPGPGLIGSLVADQLANGEIDRAELISMALLLLVAGHETTASMTSLSVITLLEHPEQYAALRDDPGLIPGAVEELLRYLAIADIAGGRVAKADIAIDGQLIRAGEGVIVVNSIANRDGTVFEDPDTFDVHRTARHHLAFGFGIHQCLGQNLARLELDVILTALLDRVPTLRLAVPVDQLTLRPGTTIQGVNELPVTW; the protein is encoded by the coding sequence ATGACGGAGATCGCCACAACGCCACAGACAGGGGAGACCCCCGCCTTCCCGAACGACCGAAGCTGCCCCTACCAATTACCGGACGGCTACGCCAGGCTGCGGGATGCGGCCGGCCCGCTGCAGCGGGTCACCCTCTACGACGGCCGCCAGGCATGGGTGGTGACCAAGCACGAGACGGCGCGCAGGTTGCTTGCCGATCCCCGGCTCTCCTCCGACCGCGGTCACGCCGGATTCCCCGCCACCTCGCCGCGGTTCCAGGTGGTCCGGGGCCGCCAACCCGGCTTCATCGGGATGGACGCGCCCGAGCACGGCCCCAAGCGGCGGATGACGATCAGCGAGTTCACGGTGAAGCGGATCAAGGGCATGCGCCCGGAGATCGAGCAGATCGTGCACGGCTTCCTTGACGAGATGCTCGCCGCCGGACCGCCCGCCGATCTGGTCAGCCGATTCGCCCTGCCGGTGCCGTCCATGGTGATCTGCCGGGTGCTCGGAGTGCCCTACGCCGACCACGACTTCTTCCAGGACGCGAGCAGGCGCCTGGTGCAGTCCACGGATCCCGAGAAGGCGGTCGGCGGGCGCGACGATCTCGAACGCTACCTGGACGGACTGATCTCCAGGTTCCAGGCCGAGCCCGGCCCGGGGCTCATCGGCAGCCTGGTGGCCGACCAGTTGGCCAACGGCGAGATCGACCGCGCGGAGCTGATCTCCATGGCGCTGCTGCTGCTCGTCGCCGGCCACGAAACCACCGCCTCGATGACCTCGCTCAGCGTGATCACCCTGCTGGAACACCCCGAGCAGTACGCCGCTCTGCGCGACGATCCCGGTCTCATCCCCGGCGCGGTCGAGGAACTGCTGCGCTACCTCGCCATCGCCGACATCGCAGGCGGCCGTGTGGCCAAGGCGGACATCGCGATCGACGGGCAGCTCATCCGGGCCGGCGAGGGGGTGATCGTCGTCAACTCCATTGCCAACCGCGACGGTACGGTGTTCGAGGACCCGGACACCTTCGACGTGCACCGCACGGCTCGCCATCACCTCGCGTTCGGTTTCGGCATCCACCAGTGCCTGGGCCAGAACCTGGCCCGCCTGGAACTCGACGTCATCCTGACCGCGCTGCTCGATCGGGTTCCCACGCTGCGACTGGCCGTACCGGTGGACCAGTTGACGCTGCGGCCGGGCACCACGATTCAGGGCGTCAACGAACTCCCGGTGACCTGGTGA
- a CDS encoding ferredoxin: MSGTEGAAPRVTADRTVCVGAGVCALTAPGTFDQDEDGIVTVLEPRPGAGARSAAREAAALCPSRALRIAEVFNSA; the protein is encoded by the coding sequence GTGAGCGGTACGGAAGGAGCGGCGCCGCGGGTAACCGCCGACCGGACCGTCTGCGTCGGCGCCGGCGTGTGCGCGCTGACCGCCCCCGGGACCTTCGACCAGGACGAGGACGGCATCGTCACGGTGCTGGAGCCCCGCCCCGGCGCCGGGGCCCGATCCGCCGCGCGCGAGGCCGCCGCGCTCTGCCCGTCCCGCGCACTCCGGATCGCCGAGGTCTTCAACAGCGCCTGA
- a CDS encoding cation-translocating P-type ATPase — translation MVLRLLTRLPAAGLGLALAFPTRVVRHLAAPADVLRRGAAELAAVGVRTAANATAEASATAVRVTRVARRALSPDDGCWRAGSRLQLPLRPCPGTTDAMGREKAAEKVAAAVREHPDVLLAYWDGGLGRLVVRAEEALAGGVERRVRELADGYGLEHSEGGDEPSPPHPGGVGDVRATALALVCDAAGVATALTARVMRLRQAPRPVTAAVALLREDSRVRGVLRHRLGAAGTDLVLAAVNAAAHGLGQSPVALVLDGALRTGQLVEAMVRAAAFDAAHDTLCVPDRPSLSGDGLPRPPVRQSPGQAYADTAVTGSLVGALATLVFTRSPAGAAEAALAGSPKAARYGPASFTAALGMALAQDGLLVRSTERLRQLELVDTVILHPSALHGTCRTVLDVRSTAASWDHDRLWHAATAALHGSGGATAGVDGMVVNLRPTPGEEPAGTGSMIASVGAEDVGVVRVGWELDPLAEEVLDAARRAGLSVVMVDDPSLGEFGALADTVVAPERPLAEVVRGLRDDGRVVLTVARIRHEDAEGHRLLAGLLAGDLALSVTDGRSAVVWGADVLVLNGLEGVWRLLAAAPAARAVGRRSKTLAQSGAALSGLLVVTGGAPARRVLLPAGMALSPVNAAAGAALFTGWRAAYGAAGREAPRPGPRVPWHTLHPVEALSRLAARPRTAPTALSRARTRADAVARLPVFTPARLAMSLFTAVRAELDDPLTPVLAVGAAASALLGSTVDALLVTGALGMNALVGGVQRLRAERALAALAVGQRQTVRRVTDPRSGATATVDAARLEPGDLIELVTGDVVPADARLLEAAELEVDESALTGESLPTRKQVAATPRAAVADRSCMVHEGTTVVAGRGRAVVVGTGAQTQAGRAASLASRAPSAAGVQARLQELTKRVLPLTLAGGAAVTALSLLRGRPVREAVGGGVAVAVAAVPEGLPLVATVAQLAAARRLSRRGVLVRTPRTLEALGRIDTICFDKTGTLTENRLRVVRLVTTQGAAYTTDDPEPAAVLLTAARTCADADETGVHAHATDEAVLTAAPVDRKWVQSDAQPFEASRGYAAAVGQCADDEPQLVVKGAPEVVLPCCRDLPPDTEERAQSLAGEGLRLLAVARRRLPPGEAPDALDKPLQGLEFLGFVALADTPRASSAPLVAGLRQAGLRPVMLTGDHPQTARAVAVSLGWPEDVAMVTGDQLSALDRAGRAELLRDCGVVARVAPEQKLQVIEALRAAGRVVAMVGDGANDAAAIRAADVGVGIAARGSAAARNAADLVLTGDELSVLVDAVAEGRALWRSVGDAISILIGGNFGEVGFTVLGTLLDGVSPLSARQLLLVNLLTDMFPAMAVAVTPQNGKPGEETPTANTPVGIAALGAPLTHQIRQRGLVTGLGAATAWLIGRLTPGSARRTGTMALCGVVGAQLTQTVRDRQHSPLVMATVFGSALVLAGVVQTPVVSHFFGCTPLGPVAWTGVGAAVGVAALSPWVLPPVEHLLSRVAAALRPTVPVPR, via the coding sequence GTGGTGCTGCGTTTGCTGACCCGTCTGCCCGCGGCCGGTCTGGGTCTGGCGCTTGCCTTTCCGACCCGGGTCGTGCGCCATCTCGCGGCCCCCGCCGACGTGCTCCGGCGCGGGGCCGCCGAGCTTGCCGCCGTCGGTGTGCGCACGGCGGCGAACGCCACGGCCGAGGCATCGGCCACGGCCGTACGGGTGACCCGGGTGGCTCGTCGCGCGCTTTCTCCCGACGACGGTTGCTGGCGCGCCGGAAGCCGGCTGCAGCTGCCCCTGCGCCCCTGCCCCGGCACCACCGATGCCATGGGGCGGGAGAAGGCCGCGGAGAAAGTGGCGGCCGCGGTGCGGGAGCACCCGGACGTCCTTCTTGCCTACTGGGACGGCGGTCTGGGCAGGTTGGTGGTCCGGGCCGAGGAGGCACTGGCCGGGGGCGTCGAGCGCCGGGTGAGGGAGTTGGCCGACGGGTACGGGCTGGAGCACTCCGAAGGTGGGGACGAGCCGTCCCCACCACACCCGGGGGGCGTCGGTGATGTCCGGGCGACGGCGCTGGCCCTGGTCTGTGACGCGGCGGGCGTCGCCACGGCGCTGACGGCGCGGGTGATGCGGCTGAGGCAGGCACCGCGGCCGGTCACCGCGGCGGTGGCGCTGCTGCGGGAGGACTCCCGGGTCCGTGGCGTGCTGCGCCACCGGCTCGGTGCGGCAGGGACCGATCTGGTGTTGGCGGCGGTCAATGCCGCCGCACACGGCCTGGGCCAGTCGCCGGTCGCCCTCGTCCTGGACGGGGCCCTGCGAACGGGCCAGTTGGTGGAGGCGATGGTCCGGGCGGCCGCGTTCGACGCCGCACACGACACCCTGTGCGTACCGGACCGGCCGAGTCTGTCCGGGGACGGGCTGCCGCGGCCGCCGGTGCGGCAGAGCCCGGGCCAGGCGTATGCCGATACCGCGGTCACGGGAAGCCTGGTGGGCGCGCTCGCCACGCTGGTGTTCACCCGCAGCCCGGCGGGTGCCGCGGAAGCGGCCCTGGCCGGATCGCCCAAGGCGGCACGCTACGGGCCCGCGTCGTTCACGGCCGCACTGGGCATGGCGCTGGCCCAGGACGGGTTGCTGGTCCGCAGCACCGAGCGGCTGCGGCAACTGGAACTCGTCGACACCGTGATCCTGCATCCGAGCGCCCTGCACGGCACGTGTCGCACCGTCCTCGACGTCCGTTCCACCGCGGCCTCGTGGGACCACGACCGGCTGTGGCACGCGGCGACCGCGGCGCTGCACGGCTCCGGCGGCGCGACGGCCGGCGTCGACGGGATGGTGGTCAACCTGCGGCCGACGCCCGGCGAGGAGCCGGCGGGCACCGGCTCGATGATCGCGTCCGTGGGCGCGGAGGACGTCGGCGTCGTACGGGTCGGGTGGGAGCTCGACCCGCTCGCCGAGGAGGTGCTGGACGCGGCGCGCCGGGCCGGCCTGAGCGTGGTGATGGTGGACGACCCTTCGCTCGGCGAGTTCGGCGCCCTGGCGGACACCGTCGTCGCCCCCGAACGGCCGCTGGCCGAGGTGGTGCGCGGGTTGCGGGACGACGGAAGGGTGGTGCTGACCGTCGCCAGAATCCGCCACGAGGACGCCGAGGGCCACCGCCTGCTGGCGGGACTGCTGGCCGGTGATCTCGCCCTGTCCGTCACCGACGGGCGCAGTGCCGTGGTCTGGGGCGCGGACGTTCTGGTGCTGAACGGGCTGGAGGGGGTGTGGCGTCTGCTGGCCGCCGCTCCCGCCGCGCGCGCCGTCGGTCGCCGCTCCAAGACCCTCGCCCAGTCGGGGGCGGCGCTGTCCGGGCTGCTGGTGGTCACCGGAGGTGCTCCCGCGCGCCGTGTGCTGCTGCCTGCCGGGATGGCGCTGAGTCCCGTCAACGCCGCTGCCGGCGCGGCCTTGTTCACGGGCTGGCGGGCCGCGTACGGTGCCGCCGGCCGCGAGGCGCCCCGCCCCGGGCCACGCGTGCCCTGGCACACCCTGCACCCCGTGGAGGCGCTGTCGCGGCTGGCCGCGCGGCCCCGGACCGCACCCACGGCGTTGTCCAGGGCCCGTACGCGCGCCGATGCCGTGGCCCGGTTGCCGGTCTTCACTCCGGCGCGCCTGGCGATGTCCCTGTTCACGGCCGTGCGCGCGGAGCTCGACGATCCCCTCACCCCTGTCCTCGCGGTCGGCGCGGCTGCTTCGGCGCTCCTGGGGTCCACCGTCGACGCGCTCCTGGTCACCGGTGCGTTGGGCATGAACGCACTCGTGGGCGGGGTGCAACGGCTGCGCGCCGAGCGGGCGTTGGCGGCGCTCGCGGTGGGCCAGCGGCAGACGGTCCGGCGTGTGACCGACCCCCGGAGCGGGGCGACGGCGACCGTGGACGCCGCCCGGCTGGAGCCGGGTGATCTGATCGAACTGGTCACGGGCGACGTGGTGCCGGCCGATGCCCGACTACTGGAGGCGGCCGAGCTGGAGGTGGACGAGTCCGCCCTGACCGGTGAGTCGCTGCCGACCCGCAAGCAGGTGGCCGCCACTCCGCGCGCAGCCGTGGCGGACCGCAGTTGCATGGTGCACGAGGGCACGACGGTGGTGGCCGGCCGGGGGCGTGCCGTCGTGGTGGGGACCGGCGCCCAGACGCAGGCGGGGCGTGCCGCGTCCCTGGCCTCGCGGGCGCCCTCCGCCGCGGGCGTCCAGGCACGACTCCAGGAACTGACCAAACGGGTGCTGCCGCTCACCCTCGCCGGCGGCGCGGCGGTCACCGCGCTGTCCCTGCTGCGGGGCAGGCCGGTGCGCGAGGCGGTCGGCGGCGGCGTCGCGGTAGCGGTGGCGGCGGTCCCGGAGGGTCTCCCGCTCGTGGCGACGGTCGCGCAACTGGCCGCGGCACGCAGGCTCAGCAGGCGCGGGGTGCTGGTGCGCACCCCGCGCACGCTGGAGGCGTTGGGCCGCATCGACACCATCTGCTTCGACAAGACCGGGACCCTGACCGAGAACAGGCTGCGCGTCGTGCGCCTGGTCACCACCCAAGGCGCCGCCTACACGACCGACGACCCGGAGCCCGCCGCGGTGTTGCTGACCGCTGCCCGGACCTGCGCGGACGCGGATGAGACGGGCGTTCACGCACACGCCACCGACGAGGCCGTACTCACCGCGGCGCCGGTCGACCGGAAGTGGGTCCAGAGCGACGCCCAGCCCTTCGAAGCCAGCCGCGGATATGCGGCCGCCGTCGGCCAATGCGCCGATGACGAACCGCAACTGGTCGTCAAGGGGGCACCCGAGGTCGTCCTGCCGTGCTGCCGGGACCTCCCCCCTGATACGGAGGAGAGAGCGCAGTCCCTGGCCGGTGAGGGCTTGCGGCTGCTCGCCGTCGCCCGGCGTCGGCTGCCTCCCGGCGAGGCGCCCGACGCGCTCGACAAGCCGCTCCAGGGGCTGGAGTTCCTGGGGTTCGTGGCACTGGCCGACACGCCACGGGCCAGTTCCGCTCCCCTGGTGGCCGGCCTGCGCCAGGCGGGACTGCGACCGGTGATGCTCACCGGTGACCATCCGCAGACCGCTCGCGCGGTGGCGGTGTCCCTGGGCTGGCCGGAGGACGTCGCCATGGTCACCGGCGATCAGCTCTCCGCCCTCGACCGGGCCGGCCGGGCCGAACTCCTGCGGGACTGCGGTGTGGTGGCCCGCGTCGCCCCGGAGCAGAAGCTCCAGGTCATCGAGGCGCTGCGGGCGGCGGGGCGGGTGGTGGCCATGGTCGGCGACGGCGCGAACGACGCCGCCGCCATCCGTGCCGCGGACGTCGGTGTCGGCATCGCGGCCCGGGGGTCGGCCGCGGCCCGGAACGCGGCGGACCTGGTCCTGACCGGTGACGAGCTGTCCGTCCTCGTCGACGCCGTCGCCGAGGGCCGGGCCCTGTGGCGCAGCGTGGGCGACGCCATCAGCATCCTGATCGGCGGCAACTTCGGCGAGGTCGGCTTCACCGTGCTCGGCACGCTGCTCGACGGTGTCTCCCCCCTGTCCGCACGGCAGTTGCTACTGGTCAACCTCCTCACCGACATGTTCCCGGCCATGGCGGTGGCCGTCACGCCGCAGAACGGGAAGCCGGGCGAGGAGACCCCCACGGCCAACACCCCGGTGGGCATCGCGGCCCTTGGGGCTCCGCTGACCCACCAGATCCGCCAGCGCGGCCTGGTCACCGGTCTCGGCGCGGCCACGGCGTGGCTGATCGGCCGGCTCACCCCGGGCTCGGCCCGGCGCACCGGCACCATGGCACTGTGCGGAGTGGTCGGCGCCCAGCTCACCCAGACCGTCAGGGACCGGCAGCACAGTCCCCTGGTGATGGCGACCGTCTTCGGCTCGGCCCTCGTCCTGGCCGGTGTCGTCCAGACACCCGTGGTCAGCCACTTCTTCGGATGCACGCCGCTGGGTCCGGTGGCCTGGACGGGGGTCGGCGCCGCGGTCGGCGTCGCCGCGCTGTCCCCGTGGGTACTGCCTCCCGTCGAACACCTCCTCAGCCGCGTGGCGGCCGCGCTGCGCCCGACCGTGCCCGTGCCGCGCTGA
- a CDS encoding CHAP domain-containing protein yields the protein MAIPSGVSTVLPDVFAVREHWDAHCPRQWVEQARPAADHWRRLTAMTSDPFEAERRIMTSRKARHAMVRSTVAAALAVPALMLASGTASATTDDIVTVANANLDHHACDTNSAGGQGYNSSCTGAGGSPENWCADFAAWVWAQAGYNVNGLTPAAGSFGQYGAGLHPEPHVGDAVVFNYNGSSGQADHVAIVTAVNGDGTIESIGGNEVTNDPATASAHHDGPYSGAVGDSSYWGMSISGYVSPTN from the coding sequence ATGGCTATTCCATCGGGTGTTTCTACCGTCCTGCCAGACGTGTTCGCGGTGCGCGAGCACTGGGACGCGCACTGCCCTCGGCAGTGGGTGGAGCAGGCCCGGCCGGCGGCCGATCACTGGCGTCGGCTCACCGCGATGACGTCCGATCCATTCGAAGCGGAGAGGAGAATCATGACATCCCGGAAGGCTCGTCACGCGATGGTCAGGAGCACGGTGGCAGCAGCCCTGGCGGTACCGGCCCTCATGCTGGCCTCAGGCACGGCGTCGGCCACCACCGACGACATCGTCACGGTCGCCAACGCGAATCTCGACCACCATGCCTGTGACACGAACAGCGCGGGCGGACAAGGGTACAACTCCAGTTGCACGGGTGCCGGTGGCTCCCCGGAGAACTGGTGCGCCGACTTCGCGGCGTGGGTCTGGGCGCAGGCGGGCTACAACGTCAACGGACTGACTCCGGCGGCCGGAAGCTTCGGACAGTACGGTGCCGGACTGCATCCGGAGCCCCACGTCGGTGACGCAGTCGTCTTCAACTACAACGGCAGCAGCGGACAGGCCGATCACGTTGCCATCGTCACGGCGGTCAATGGCGACGGGACCATCGAGAGCATAGGCGGCAACGAGGTCACCAACGATCCCGCAACCGCCTCCGCCCACCACGACGGCCCGTACAGCGGGGCGGTGGGCGACAGCTCGTATTGGGGCATGTCGATCAGCGGTTACGTCTCTCCCACCAACTAG